The stretch of DNA tgCATATAAACTTATATCAATCTACTgcaatatttttatgttatgaatagtatattttcaaattagttttgatgcataatattttaatattgcaaaaaattcaaaatacctAATTCACTCCCTCTCTTAGGTGATCTTTCAAAAGCATAAACATACTCAACTTAAAATGATTTTGCTTACATGCTTATTTCAAGTGAGAACGTTACTTCAGTACAAaagtattttaatcaatttcaaGATAATATACTCAATTACAACTGATATTACACTCGATTATACTTCTATCAACTTTTATCTCTAATCTCCTATTTtgttcatcatcatcaaaaccctcttttcattttctcatCACATCAAAATGTAATATATGACTTAACAACAATCATAAGCTTTGAAAGCTTAGTATGTTAAACCACACTAATTATGAAATTCAACCTTCAGTtgcattttctacatttttagggttttatgACCAAGGATGTCCAAATTTCCAACTATGATAGCCCATAACTTCAAGTATTCCCGTCTTGAAGTCTTGTATATTGATCTTTTGTTGACGATGACTCTTAACCTTAAAAATTCTTGTCTCAAGAGCCCGCACCAATTTTTATTGATAGTAACTCCTAGTCTAGAGCATTTTGTTTCAATAACTCACATACATAGCCCATAATATCCACAtgacatttatataaaataaagagacAATAATACACCCAACAAGTAAACTAATAATATGCCATGTCGATAAATGTTGCATGCATTATGAAATAGAGGTAGAAGACTAACAAGAATAAACTTAGGAGATAGTCAACCTTAAATTAGCGAATTTCTCACCTTTAAAATAACATTaggaacttaaaaaaaatacttagatTATCCTTTTGGCTAGTCAATAATCGATAATGAAGTTAGTCTTATTACCTTGGTGATAGATGATCAAACTCTAAAGGAAAAACTCTTAAGAATATATCTCAAACTTATCCTATCCAGACTCAAATctcatttgacttgtatttgcacttaatacttaaaaaaagaaaatgagaaggtGGAAAGTTGtctcttatttatattatatcattaaatttaatCTTTTCCCATtaatgaaagtaaaataaacatcaaaatacacttGGGAAGGAGTGGACCAAAGTGGTCCCCTTATTTGTTCGGCCAACTGCTTATTAGTCGAAGGTTAGTAAACGATTGGCTTTACTAGGCATTTGCCTAGCCCTTGTGCCGGGGTGCGTTTGGCCATTGGCCAAGtacacattttataattttttttaaaacaacaaCCTTGccatttatatgtatttatgtgtgtgtatatatatacaaatatttgcatatatttttaattattattttgaccAATAAATTTCACAATCTCCTAATCCTAATTTAACTTTACTTTTAACAAAttaactcaaataaattaaatctttatgatctacaaaaaaaaaatatatccaaatTTATTCTCATACAAATAttgtctaaaaattaaaaaaaattggactgtaattttcaaatatttttttttaatttatatatacataacacATACCATACCCTTAGTAAATAATTAAGAAGATACATGATCAAAATTAAAATGGGAAGACATACCTTAAAATATGATTCAAATTTCTTGGTTTGTTATGGGGCATTTgttccattttcaatttcttgagattttttttatataggaGCATGACAAGATGCATGTGGTTTTACATGTTcttgaaggaaagaaaaaaaaatcttaagaaCTGGATGTAATACTACATTTGTTATTGTATGGatttaacaatgaatttatttgattggaATGTCATTGTCAAGCCGCttaaatctataaaaataagaaaacaattaagCGGCACGGAGAGATCTTCACGCAAATACTATGATATTTAATTCAGACACTAAAGATGATGAAAACTgtattgaaataaatatcagaaaagtatattttttagattgagtgcctacttatttataaaggaataTGGAATAATCTTAATTAATCCAGAATTAGGATTATTGTAAATAATACTTATCTTGActttaatttcctaattttgttaaaataatttttttttacagataacattttattttgatttttttctaatttggcTGAGTATGGATGACGTCTATCCCAATATTtcgaaatttttttagaattagaattatttatgaataattgtttgttcttttcttaGAATATTTGAAGGGATTTTTGAACGTCGAAGTTATCTAATTTGTGTGGAATTTCCCACGTTTGAAAATTTACGTCTTTTAGCTCAAAAAGATtattttggtctttcaagcttttttgtcttttaattaatGAACTCTTATTTATAACACAACAATATTGATCATCAATGTCATATCTTtgtcaataaattgaatttaatcAAAGTTAGCATTGCATCTTAACATGTATATATCTtgacaaaactaaaaataaaacatctaTCTTTGACGTACCGTTAACACTTTATATCATTAGACACTTTATATCATTAGATGTATGAATTGCCAAGATGGAAGACTTCTATTCATTTTGATCCCAATCtttacaatttatatatttgtttcaaAGAAAATGTTCGCTTAATACCTTCAATCTCACATTTCACCCAAAGTTTGCCTAATGTCTTTAATCTCACCTTTCATTAATCTATGCTCATCCAATGTCTTCAATCTCGACAACGAGGTGTCATATAGGCTTATCTACTTAATCTAGTCATTTTAGTgattaacaaatttaattaatgaaaaaaaaacaagagtCTAAAactataacaaattttaaagttgacttctattattgataaaattaaaaatttaatccaGCAATAAAAGAACATCaaaagtttgtttttttatttttggctaaTTTACCCAATATAATTTTGGTAGGGGGTAAATTGCGAAAAATTAAGAAGATCTGGGGAGTGGCATTTAATTAACTAAAGTTTGAGGAGATCGCAGTAATTCACCAAAATTCTACCAATAAAGGAAAGTTGGGTTGGGCACTCGGGCTTGAATCCAGGCCCACAGAAGTTTTAAGACTGCAGGAGAGGAGAGTATACTTGTGTCCTACGACAGAGTAtcttcactttctctctcttagGGCTTCTGATTCAAAACCTTCTTCGATCTGTTTTCATTCCAACCCGACGATTCGAATTCAAGATGGTAATTCTAATTTCAATGCCATTTCTGTAGTTTCTTTGTTTCCAGATTTCATGCTTTGTTGCTCGATGACTGTTCTTTTCGCATACTTGGaactctctttttcttcttcttcttttgccaACATGACGACGACTTCTGTTTCAGGAGGTTGGAGGCGATCTGGACTCGAAGATAGAGTCTCTGTTGAATGTGGAGAAACAGATGAGGCTTGCCGGCGATGTAGCCGGTACCAAGAAGGCCGTCACTGAGATTCTGCAGCTTTGCTTCGAAGCTCGTGCTTGGAAGACCCTCAATGACCAGATTGTCTTGATTTCCAAGCGCCGTGGTCAGTTGAAGCAGGTATTGATAGGATATGTTATTTCTCCCTTCTGAATTAAGCTGGTGATATATGTGGAACTTTTGTATATTGTTAGTGTATGAATCATGCATGGGTAATCGCCACAAAGGAGGTTTAAATGCTTTGTTGATCTATTTGAGCTGTAATCTAGTAGGATTTATAGGAGCAAGTATTGATTCTGTCTCGTTACTATTACTTTGCTCAACAAAATTTATGCGCTTTCTTTCTTGAATTGGTTGCAAATCATAATTTGTATGTGTTGATTCATTAGGCAGACAATTATCCACTGTGCAAGTGCGTGGACTAGCCATTTGGCAGCAGACCCCCTGGTTTTGTAACCatctatatatttgtatttatgtattcaagTGTGTGCTTGTATGCTCATGTATGCATAGATAACATCATGATAGGCACTCATAAGCACGAACACCTGTGTTTACATGCATTAGGCAGACAATATCTACTGTGCAAGTACACGGACCAGTCAATTGGCAGTGCACTCCATGGTTTTATAACTATCtgtatatttgtatgtgtgtatgGATGTATTCAAGCGTATATTTGTATGTTACGTATGCATGGATAACATTATGGTAGGCACTCATAAGCATTAGCATGTGTTTTATGCAACAATTGTGTTCATAAACATGCATGTCTAAGAGGTAAACATTCATGGAATATGGTTTGAGTTCATAATGGTATGCAATGTTTCCTGTTTGAAACAGGTAATCTTTGGTCCTCCTTGCTATGTTATCCATATACTTTTCTATCCCTATCTCCCAGCATTCTGAATTTCTTATATAACTTGATATTTTATCCTTTTATGGTTAAGTTATTTTTTTCTGCTTTATTTCTTTAGGCCCTACTTCTGTTGtcttaataactaaatattccTGTTACATGTTTTTGGGCTTATTCTCTTTATGCTGAAGGAGTGCTGCATGACATTGTTTTTGCATTTAACCTTTGTCATGAATTGTTTGCTTCCACAGGCTGTAACCTCAATGGTCCAGCAAGCAATGCAGTATATCAACGAGACACCAGATCTTGAGACTAAGATCGAGCTCATTAAGACACTCAATAGTGTATCAGCAGGGAAGGTAGTATGCTGAGTTTGAAAATATTCTTTGTCTTGTTGTCTGAACCGTCaagttttatcttttcttttccctgtTCTCTGCTCATCTGTTAGATTTTGTAGATATATGTTGAGATAGAGAGAGCGCGATTAATCAAAAAACTCGCAAAGATTAAGGAAGAACAAGGACAGATAGCTGAGGCTGCTGATTTAATGCAAGAAATTGCTGTAAGTATGGCATTAGGATGAGTTTAATATCATGGGTGTGCTTTTGCTAATCTGAGGAAACTGAACTGCACTTTGTAAATACAGGTGGAAACGTTTGGAGCAATGGcaaaaactgaaaaaatagCGTTCATTCTTGATCAAGTATGTGACTACCTTTTTCTTTCCTATCATTTTCTCTCCTTGTATATGGTCAAGGTATTTCAGGCATAGAGTATGATtctatgaaatttaaattttgtaggTTCGTCTGTGTTTAGACCGCCAAGATTATGTACGAGCACAAATCCTTTCTAGAAAAATCAGTCCAAGAGTTTTTGATGCTGATacttcaaaagaaaagaagaagcctaAAGAAGGCGATGCTATTGTGGAAGAGGCTCCAGCTGATATTCCatcattattggaattgaagcGGATCTACTATGAATTAATGATAAGGTACGGAGATGCCTATCTTGTTCCTTTCTGTAGTTGTCCTTGACAAGAGATTTCTCCCCTATCTTCTTTGTCTTTCTCTCATGGTAAACTTTCTTTCTAATTTGTCAAACATCATATTCTAGATGGATGTGGTAATTTTGATTTGAACTCAAAAGTATATTGATTCAAAAAGTTCCTCCTTCAATAAGCATGATATCTCCTAGATTGAAGTGTGGATTATTGACCTGGGACATAGATCCATGAGATAatatgtcatgaccctatgagcaataaaggggtattattgtaatagggtagaatagtttgttagggatattttagcaagtagttagaagcacatgggagcatgtgctaggctgttagaaggcaaatatgcctatataaggttgttgtaatgggtttgtttttttatcgaagaattaatgaattgaatatgtttttctcctcctccaaattctctccccttccttaatctttatctccatcttttctgttcttctaatcccccctaacacttcttctaatctctccctcgtTCTTTCAAATCCCCCCTAATTTCCTTCTGTTTTGACCTTAGTTGAATCGAACTCTTCtgattcccaaactgatcctaggttaagccttaggttcatgacaaattggtatcagagccaatgaTTCTCGGTTGTGATTCCGTCAAATTCTATTAATATTCAATGAGCAGAGTTTGGCAAATTTCGGTGGTTCTGGAGTGATTGGAAGGTGAGTACAGAGGTGGTTGATCCATTATGTTAGGTGGTTTTGATCGGCAATTCAGTTGTAGATTAGAGACGCTACTGTTCGAGTTTTGAAGATGAAGACGTCCATTGAATCTCGGAATTGATTTCAACGCACGAGGAGGTGAGTGTTGGCTCAGATCTGAAGGAGAAATAGGAGGTGT from Diospyros lotus cultivar Yz01 chromosome 6, ASM1463336v1, whole genome shotgun sequence encodes:
- the LOC127803538 gene encoding 26S proteasome non-ATPase regulatory subunit 12 homolog A-like → MEVGGDLDSKIESLLNVEKQMRLAGDVAGTKKAVTEILQLCFEARAWKTLNDQIVLISKRRGQLKQAVTSMVQQAMQYINETPDLETKIELIKTLNSVSAGKIYVEIERARLIKKLAKIKEEQGQIAEAADLMQEIAVETFGAMAKTEKIAFILDQVRLCLDRQDYVRAQILSRKISPRVFDADTSKEKKKPKEGDAIVEEAPADIPSLLELKRIYYELMIRYYSHSSDYLEICRCYKAIYEIPSVKEDPAQWIPVLRKICWYLVLSPHDPMQSSLLNSTLEDKNLSEIPHFRLLLKQLVTMEVIQWTSLWNTFKDEFENEKNMLGGPLGDKAAEDLRQRVIEHNILVVSRYYSRITLKRLAELLCLSIQEAEKHLSEMVVSKALVAKIDRPMGIVCFQAAKDSNDILNSWAMNLEKLLDLVEKSCHQIHKETMVHKAALKV